A stretch of DNA from Granulicella pectinivorans:
AATGTCGAGGTGCTTGAAGCTGGTGGTGACGTCGTACTTGGCGTTGACGGGGGAGTCGTCCAGCTTGTCGGAGTCGACGAGGGCGTTGTTCTTCTTCGGGTCGGTCTGGCGGCTTGTGCTCTGGATGCGTGAGTAGGCGAACTGGAGACGCTGAATGGTCTTCTCGGAGAACCGGTGCTCCCAGGTTGCGGCGGCTGTGAGGCGGTTGCCGGTGTAGTAGGTGTTGAGGAAGGTTGGGTCCTGGGCGTCCTGGAGGTTGGGCGCGATGTCGAGCGAGTCGTCTCCGGTGAGGAAGAGGATGGAGATGACGTCATGGTCGCTGAGGCTGAAGATGTCCTTGGAGAGGACGCTCCAGTACTTGGGCACGCCGTCGATGCCGATGTCATCCGTGAAGAAGTTGACGACGGATTTGCGGAACTCGGTGACGGTGGCGCCGAGGCGTCCGATGGGGTGGTCGACGACGATGTCGGCACCGGCGTATCCGACGGAGACATCGCCGTGAAGGCCGAGGCGATCGACGTCGCGGGTCTTGATCTCGAGGACCGAGGAGAGGGCTCCGGAGTACTGGGGGCCGTAGAGCATCTTGTGCAGCTTGATGCTGGCGACGTCGTCGGAGTCGATCATGGAGACGAATCCGCCGGAGGTATTGGAGGTGGAGATGTGATTGATGTTGGGGACTTCCACGCCGTCGACGACGTAGAGGTTTTCAAGCGGGTTGCCGCCGTTGACGAGGTAGGTGTTGCGGGCGTCGGTGTCGTAGGTGACGCCGGGAAGGGTTTGGAGGAAGCGGGGGATGTCCTGGTAGGCACCGGGTGTGGACTGGATGAAGTCCCGGAAGAAGGTGGTGGTGATGGCGTCGTCGGTCTGGACGACGGGCGCGGAGGTGATGACATTGACCGTCTGTTCGATGCCGGTCTGCGCGATGCCGGGAACGGATCCCGCGGGTTTGGGGCGGGTTGCTTCCTGGGCCGGTGGCGTGGGTTCCTGAGCCGGAGAGGCAGGGGCCTGGGTGTTCTGCGCGTGGAGCAAGGGAGTCAAGGCGAACAGAGGGCCGGAGAGAGCAAGAGCAATCAGCAGCCTGGGGGTCTTCATGAGGTCGATCTCCGATTGCATGCCGGACGCATTGCCTTGGACTGAGTGCTGGGGTCGTCACAAGGAAGCTTTGCGGGACAAAACTGTTACTGGGTACCGTTAGCGTACACCGTTTGGGGGGCTGGTCACAACCGGAGGCGATCTCCCATTTGGGAGATGCGAGTCATTGGTACCGTGCGGCGAATCGAACGCGGTATGAGTTGTCGATGAAGTTTGGTCGCGGGAGCAGATGATCGCACGGTTGTGCGATCATCGATTCGATCCGCGGGGAACCCGTTCGATTGGCTTTACAATCAGCATCAGGAGCGACGCATGAAATTGACCCCAGGAAAACTTGCCGGCCTTAAGGCCGTCTCCGATGCGCGCGGCGTGATTGCCGCGGCGGCGATGGATCAGCGCGGATCACTGCAGAAGTCGATTGGCAAGGAGCGCGGGTCGAGTGCGGATGCGCACGATCTGGAAGAGTTCAAGGTGCTGGTGACGGAGACGCTGACGAAGCATGCTTCGGCGATCCTGCTGGACCCGGAGTATGGTCTGGAAGCCGCGAAGCACCGCAACGGCAAGGGTCTTCTGCTGGCTTATGAGAAGACCGGCTACGATGCGGCAACGCCGGGACGTCTGCCGGACCTGCTGGATGTGTGGAGTGTTCGCCGCCTGAAGGAAGCCGGCGCGGACTGCATCAAGATTCTGCTGTACTACACGCCCTATGAGAAGACCGCCGTCAACGATCTGAAGCACGCCTGGATCGAGCGGATTGGCGATGAGTGCCTGGCGCACGATATTCCGTTCTTCCTGGAGTTTGTGGGCTATGACGCGCAGGGTGGGGACGAGAAGTCGCTGGAATATGCGAAGAAGAAGCCGGAGATCGTTTCGGGCTCGATGGCGGAGTTCGGCAAGGCACGCTACAACGTCGATGTGCTGAAGGTCGAAGTGCCGGTGGAGATGTCGTACGTCGAAGGCACGAAGAGCTTCAAGGGCGAGAAGGCGTATACGCGCGCCGAGGCTTTGCAGCACTTCCGGGACGCGGAATCGATGACGCATAAGCCGTTCATCTATCTCTCGGCGGGTGTTTCGAACCCGGTGTTCATCGAGACGCTGGAGCTTGCGGGCGAGTCCGGCACGAAGTTCAATGGCGTGCTGTGCGGACGCGCGACGTGGAAGGACGGCATCGCGATCTATGCGAAGCAAGGTCCGGATGCGTTCAAGGCGTGGCTCGAAACGACGGGCGTCGAGAACATCGAGAACGTGAACAATGGCCTGAAGGCAGCCAGCCCCTGGTACCTGAAGTATGGGGCGAGCAGCCTGGCAGAGCTTGGATAAGAGCTTCGCGAAGCAGGATGGTTGGCAAGGGGACCCATGTGGGTCCCCTTGCTGCATGGGGCATGACGGAAACTTCATGAAGGAAAAGAGGTTGCGGCACGTCTAACCGGCATGATGGGTTCAGGTTCGGTTAAGGTTGCGGGGTTAGGGTGGGAGCAGATGATGAGACCTTTTTCTCTGCTTGCAGTGTTTGCGCTTCCGTATGCGGTTTGGGCGCAGGAGGCCGCGCCGGTGGTCATTCCCAGTGGAACACCGTTTGCGGTGACGATTCAGAAGAACGCGAAGATGAAGAAAGATGAGGTGGTGCGCGGCGAGCTGGTGTATGCCGTGTATGACCACGATCGTCTTGTGCTGCCCGCGAAGACGGTGGTGACGGGGTCGGTCGTTGAGCTGACGGCGGACCATACTCGACGGGTGCATGCGCGTCTGCGTGGCGATTTCACTCCGTTTCATGTGCCGGTGGTGCGGTTCAGCTCTGTGACCATGGCTGACGGGAGGACTCTGCCGCTGGTGACGGGGACGGCTACGAATGGCGCGCCGGTGTACCGGCTGGTCGCTCCTCCGCCGCGCAAGGGTGGGTTCATCGCCCAGCAGTTGGGCCAGGTGAAGGACGCAGCGAAGGACAGGATCAAGGTGGTGACGGGACCGGATAAGGGCGATCGTCTGGTGCAGTTTCTGTATAGCCAGTTGCCA
This window harbors:
- a CDS encoding tagatose 1,6-diphosphate aldolase, producing MKLTPGKLAGLKAVSDARGVIAAAAMDQRGSLQKSIGKERGSSADAHDLEEFKVLVTETLTKHASAILLDPEYGLEAAKHRNGKGLLLAYEKTGYDAATPGRLPDLLDVWSVRRLKEAGADCIKILLYYTPYEKTAVNDLKHAWIERIGDECLAHDIPFFLEFVGYDAQGGDEKSLEYAKKKPEIVSGSMAEFGKARYNVDVLKVEVPVEMSYVEGTKSFKGEKAYTRAEALQHFRDAESMTHKPFIYLSAGVSNPVFIETLELAGESGTKFNGVLCGRATWKDGIAIYAKQGPDAFKAWLETTGVENIENVNNGLKAASPWYLKYGASSLAELG
- a CDS encoding TonB-dependent receptor plug domain-containing protein, which gives rise to MKTPRLLIALALSGPLFALTPLLHAQNTQAPASPAQEPTPPAQEATRPKPAGSVPGIAQTGIEQTVNVITSAPVVQTDDAITTTFFRDFIQSTPGAYQDIPRFLQTLPGVTYDTDARNTYLVNGGNPLENLYVVDGVEVPNINHISTSNTSGGFVSMIDSDDVASIKLHKMLYGPQYSGALSSVLEIKTRDVDRLGLHGDVSVGYAGADIVVDHPIGRLGATVTEFRKSVVNFFTDDIGIDGVPKYWSVLSKDIFSLSDHDVISILFLTGDDSLDIAPNLQDAQDPTFLNTYYTGNRLTAAATWEHRFSEKTIQRLQFAYSRIQSTSRQTDPKKNNALVDSDKLDDSPVNAKYDVTTSFKHLDIRAGAVGGVHGIGYQIQQPNGFPSPYTLDPTPVNATNVNYQLQPKDYAGYGTVSYQSKDGFLVSAGGRFQKFGLTESKIFSPQFTIRTPTYKSFFLFGGAASYAQLPPLPTILSIPSNLQLKPITVNQFQVGLHRQSDNGSRFSISVYQKNYHSYPVSSAYAALSLADVVDPFGQPFIYLALTSAGSGIATGGEIDYASNPSKRFFYQGNIARQQVTHKALDGISRRANFDVPILINGIAGYRFTENQRITARVGYHTGTPYTPFLITQSKAQDRLIYDTSLINTQRGSYYMRVDFRYQIDLHIHDRPLELYGGLDNAFNRQNFYQYVFIANCTAANCNNDAYALTQQGFLAEGGITYRF